From bacterium, one genomic window encodes:
- a CDS encoding acyl carrier protein codes for MSSIQEKVYEIIERKLSVNPEQITPEASFTDDLGADSLDTVELVMDLEEVFNITIPEEDQEKLRTVQDAIDYLESHLD; via the coding sequence ATGAGTTCCATTCAGGAAAAGGTGTACGAGATAATCGAGCGTAAGCTCTCCGTGAACCCGGAGCAGATCACCCCCGAGGCCTCGTTCACCGACGACCTGGGGGCGGATTCCCTGGACACGGTCGAGTTGGTGATGGACCTGGAAGAGGTCTTCAACATCACCATCCCCGAAGAGGATCAGGAGAAACTCCGGACGGTCCAGGATGCCATCGACTACCTGGAGTCGCACCTGGACTGA
- the fabG gene encoding 3-oxoacyl-[acyl-carrier-protein] reductase, whose translation MSDKAVIITGAARGIGLAIARTLASRGYDLALVDIMEETVAGAAASLAGDGKYLPLAGNVADWDSVQGLVERAAAELGPIYGVVNNAGITRDGLLLRMQPEAWQQVLDVNLTGTFYFTKAVAPLMMRQKIGRIVNIASVVGLSGNAGQANYAASKAGVIAMTKSVAKELGGRAITCNAIAPGFIATDMTHDLPEQVKLDMLKAIPLKRLGSAEDVAAAVAFLLSEDAAYITGQTIVVDGGMVT comes from the coding sequence ATGAGTGACAAGGCCGTGATCATCACGGGAGCGGCACGGGGCATCGGTCTGGCCATCGCCCGTACGCTGGCCTCCCGCGGGTACGATCTGGCGCTCGTGGATATCATGGAGGAGACCGTGGCGGGAGCCGCGGCGTCCCTCGCGGGAGACGGCAAGTACCTGCCCCTGGCCGGGAACGTGGCCGACTGGGATTCGGTCCAGGGCCTGGTCGAGCGAGCAGCCGCGGAACTGGGGCCGATCTACGGCGTCGTGAACAACGCCGGCATCACCCGCGACGGCCTCCTACTGAGAATGCAGCCCGAAGCGTGGCAACAGGTTCTGGATGTGAACCTGACCGGAACCTTCTACTTTACAAAGGCCGTGGCGCCTCTTATGATGCGCCAGAAAATCGGCAGGATCGTCAACATCGCTTCGGTGGTCGGTCTTTCGGGCAACGCCGGACAGGCCAACTACGCCGCCAGTAAGGCCGGCGTGATCGCCATGACCAAGTCTGTGGCAAAGGAACTCGGTGGGCGAGCCATCACGTGCAATGCCATTGCCCCGGGCTTCATCGCCACCGACATGACCCACGATCTCCCCGAGCAGGTCAAGCTGGACATGCTCAAGGCGATCCCCTTGAAGCGGCTCGGCTCGGCAGAAGATGTCGCAGCCGCCGTCGCTTTCCTGTTGTCCGAAGACGCGGCCTACATCACGGGACAGACGATCGTGGTGGATGGCGGCATGGTTACCTGA